One window of the Rhipicephalus sanguineus isolate Rsan-2018 chromosome 4, BIME_Rsan_1.4, whole genome shotgun sequence genome contains the following:
- the LOC119389922 gene encoding protein D3 produces MARRSSATSATRAAVAVATIVLALLAHSACGVKELDKKQLALIAKAESSKLAPDLIETIPRGIFEAKFKSGEIAMGNHFTPEQASSAPSGIDFPRTAGYTYAIAMLDPDAPSRSDPKFRPILHWLVVNLDAGDAKAPVDYKKGTELFRYRGPKPPMGSGPHRYAFLAYKQYKHIDMPQTLIVPYDKRKNFNITKFAKEHSLGNPIAINYFLAEDAYVDGVTPMLSWLTIIALALVGLLCRVMLMYY; encoded by the coding sequence ATGGCGCGCCGGAGCAGTGCCACCAGCGCGACTCGGGCCGCAGTCGCCGTCGCGACCATCGTGCTGGCCCTTCTGGCGCATTCTGCGTGCGGCGTCAAGGAGCTAGACAAGAAGCAGCTCGCACTCATCGCAAAGGCCGAAAGCAGTAAGCTCGCGCCGGACCTGATCGAGACGATACCGCGAGGCATCTTCGAGGCGAAATTCAAGTCGGGCGAGATAGCCATGGGTAACCACTTCACCCCGGAGCAGGCGTCCAGCGCGCCGTCTGGCATCGACTTCCCGAGAACCGCGGGCTACACGTACGCGATAGCCATGCTGGACCCCGACGCGCCCAGCAGGTCGGACCCCAAGTTTCGGCCCATCCTCCACTGGCTCGTGGTCAACTTGGATGCGGGAGACGCCAAGGCGCCCGTCGACTACAAGAAGGGAACCGAGCTGTTCAGGTACCGCGGTCCCAAGCCTCCGATGGGATCGGGCCCGCACCGGTACGCCTTCCTGgcgtacaagcagtacaagcacatCGACATGCCCCAGACGCTGATCGTGCCGTACGACAAGAGGAAGAACTTCAACATCACCAAGTTCGCCAAGGAACACAGCTTGGGCAATCCCATAGCGATAAATTACTTTCTCGCCGAGGACGCGTACGTGGACGGAGTGACCCCGATGCTGTCCTGGTTGACCATCATTGCTCTGGCGCTAGTTGGACTCCTCTGCCGCGTCATGTTGATGTATTACTAA